From the Oryzias latipes chromosome 22, ASM223467v1 genome, one window contains:
- the cga gene encoding glycoprotein hormones alpha chain — MKEKRSHNMKSTPPMMGFLKSAEVSVLLMSILLCTADTYSNLASSNLDCMECRLEKNSIFSREGKPVYQCIGCCFSRAYPTPLRAMQTMTVPKNITSEATCCVAKHSHEFLFQTIEHTIPVRNHTECHCSTCYYHKM, encoded by the exons ATGAAGGAGAAACGTTCCCATAACATG AAATCTACTCCTCCTATGATGGGCTTTTTGAAATCAGCTGAAGTGTCTGTTCTGCTGATGTCTATTCTTCTTTGCACAGCCGACACCTACTCCAATCTGGCTTCCTCAAACT TGGACTGCATGGAATGCCGGCTGGAGAAAAACAGCATATTCTCAAGGGAAGGTAAACCGGTCTACCAGTGCATAGGATGTTGCTTCTCCAGAGCGTACCCAACACCACTGCGAGCTATGCAGACCATGACAGTTCCAAAGAACATCACTTCAGAGGCAACTTGCTGTGTTGCAAAGCACAGCCACGAG TTCCTCTTTCAGACAATCGAACATACCATCCCAGTGAGAAACCATACGGAGTGTCACTGCAGCACCTGCTATTATCACAAGATGTGA